The nucleotide sequence CTCGTCAACAATATCTGTAATGTTTACGTTGATGAGTTTTAAACCCACTTTTTTAAGTTCAGATTCTACACTTTGAGAAATATTGGTTAAAAATTTATCTCTATCAGAATTAATTTCCTCAATATCCATGGATGCAACTACCAAACGCAGCTGACCAAAAATAATTTCTTGTGCTAATTCTTGAATTTCATTTTGCCCTAGACCTAAAAGCCTTTCAGCAGCATTTTGCATAATTCCAGGTTCTGTGGAAACACCAATTGTAAAACGAGAAGGAACATTTACACGAATATTTTGTTTACTTAAGGCATTAACTAAATTTACTTCAATAGAAATTGGTGTTAAATCTAAAAATTGATAATCCTGAATTACTGGCAAAATAAATGCCGCGCCTCCATGAATACATTTAGCAGATTTTCCACCTCCAACTTTACCATAAACTACTAGAATTCTATCCGAAGGACAACGTTTATAACGTCGTATGAGTACGATTAAAAAAAGGAATATAAATAATACTCCAAAAATAAGAGCCATGGGAAGTCCTAGATTAAAGGCTTCCTGAGTTATCAGTGATTTCATAAGTATGTTGTTTTATTGGTTCTATTGGTTTTCTCGTAATATCGACAATTAAAATTCCGTTTTCGGTGACATCTATTACCTTAATGATGGTTCCCGATTTTAATTCTGTAAAAGAATCTGTGAGCGCATCCAGCTCTCGCATAGCGCCTTGAACGCTTACACTTACTTTGCCGATTTTAGAACGGTTGGCACCAATGGTGAGATACACCTCTCCTATAGCGTTAATAGCATTCTTATAATTTAAGGTACCACTATCGCTTAATTTTTGCATAAAATAAAACATAGTAGCCATAATACTCATCATAAGTAATCCAGAGAGTGTAGAAATAATTATTGTAAGGGTTGTAGAAAGACCCGCATCTATACAAGCAATACCACTCCAGCCAAAAAGTGTAAAAAACCCAACAAGATTTTTAAAAGTGATAAACTGAAAGCCCATGCCAGTATCAGCATCAATTTCAGCATCAACCTCAACCTCATCGGCATCACCTCCTGTAAAAGCTAAAATTATTACTATTAAAAAAATAATGGATCCAATAATTGAAATGAGCCAATATATTTTTGCTAGCAATTCTAAATTTGAAAACCATTGTTCCATAATTTGAAATTTTTAAGATTAGAAATATAGAAACTTTACTTTTGCAAAGCAAAATTATACTACACTATATTAAGGAAAAATATTAACTTTAAATCAAGTTATATTGAAAGTATAATGGATACTGCATTCCCTCCAAATCCTACAGCATTTACTAAAACTCTGTTAATGCTTTTCGGAAGTGAATTATTATTAAAAAAAGGGGTTGCAACAAACTGTTGTTTCTGTAACATCAAAATTGCAAATTCAATACTTAGCATTCCAGAAGAACCTAAAGTATGTCCTACTTTCCATTTATTAGTAGTCAATGCAGGAATTTTGTTACAAAATATTTTTTCAATTGCGTTTACTTCTGCCTGATCCCCTTTAATAGTTCCTGGAGTATGAGTAACTATAATATCAATATCATTAGGAGACAAATTACCTAAAGCCATCGACATCGATTTTTGAAAACATTCAGCATCAGTTGACAAAGAAACATTGTGTTCTAATACTTCTGTGGCATAACCAAAACCTTCTATTATGGCTAGTGCATTTTCAGTTCTTCCTTTTTCCATAGAAGCAACTGATGCGCCTTCTCCCAAAATTATTGAGTTGTGTTTTTTGCCTAAATCAAGAGCTTTACACGGATAATCGTTAGAGCCTTTAGAGTAGATTTTCAAAGCCTGCATTTGTGCAACTGTAAAGGAAGTTAAAGGCGCTTCACTTCCTCCAATTAAGAATTTATCTGTCATTCCTGAATTAATCCAAGCAATTCCATTTAATAACGCATGCAACGCAGTAGAACATGTAATAGAGTGACTAATTTCTGGACCTTTAGTTTGTAAATCATGAGCAACCCAAGATGAAATATTACCAAGTGTTGTGGTAGGTGATGATAAGGTATTGGCTTTATTATTTTGTAAAAACTCTTTATGATAGGTTTCAAAAAGTGCTGTAGCTCCTCGTGAAGAACCAATATTTATTCCAAAGTTATCCGAGGTATTCCATTGTGCTTTTTTTATAGCATTTCTGGATGCTAAAATGGCATATAATACCGAGTTATCTAAGGATTTATATTTATTATCAGAGATTCTTAATTTTTCTATTTCTTTTTTTGACTCATCATTAATTGCAGCAACTAAAGCTGTACCGTGTGAAAATTTTTTCTCAGTAAAACAGTGATCTTTATTTTGGTAGTTTTTCCAAACAGTCTCTAGATTATTTCCTAATGGTGAAATAGAAGAAATAGCAGTAATTGAAATGGGTTTATGCACGTGGTTTTTCTTTTGGCAAAAATACAGGTATTTAAAAAAGGAGCATAGCAAAAATGTAACAATTAGATTTTATAAATAACTTATCTTTATAGAAAGCTATTATTATGGAAGAAATTAAACAGAAGAGTTGGTTTGACAGAAATTGGCCTTGGTTAATTCCAGTAGGAGGCTGCTTAACAATTATCTTATTATTTGTTTTTGGTATTGGAGCTATAATATTTGGAGTTTCAAGTGCCATTACTAACTCCACACCTTATACATATGCTGTAGAACAAGCATCAAATAGTCCTGAAGTAATGGCTATTTTAGGAGAGGATATTGACACAAATGGTATCATGCAAGGAAATATTTCTTTAGAAGGAGGTGATTCGGGACATGTAGATATTACAATTCCAATTAAAGGCCTCAAAGGAAAAGGTTCTGTAACTATTAAAGGGGAAAAAGTTGATGGCGAATGGATATATGAAAAGCTTTACGTTTTAATTAAAGAAGGTAAAGAAAAAATCAACTTGTTAGATAAGGTTTTAGATGGTGTCTAAAGTTTTTTCAATAACTGTATACACTTTTTCTAGTTGCTTTTCTGTAATTACATAAGGAGCTAAAATATAGATGGTATTTCCTAACGGTCGCAAACAGACGCCATT is from Pontimicrobium sp. SW4 and encodes:
- a CDS encoding beta-ketoacyl synthase N-terminal-like domain-containing protein, whose product is MHKPISITAISSISPLGNNLETVWKNYQNKDHCFTEKKFSHGTALVAAINDESKKEIEKLRISDNKYKSLDNSVLYAILASRNAIKKAQWNTSDNFGINIGSSRGATALFETYHKEFLQNNKANTLSSPTTTLGNISSWVAHDLQTKGPEISHSITCSTALHALLNGIAWINSGMTDKFLIGGSEAPLTSFTVAQMQALKIYSKGSNDYPCKALDLGKKHNSIILGEGASVASMEKGRTENALAIIEGFGYATEVLEHNVSLSTDAECFQKSMSMALGNLSPNDIDIIVTHTPGTIKGDQAEVNAIEKIFCNKIPALTTNKWKVGHTLGSSGMLSIEFAILMLQKQQFVATPFFNNNSLPKSINRVLVNAVGFGGNAVSIILSI
- a CDS encoding cytochrome c oxidase assembly factor Coa1 family protein, coding for MEEIKQKSWFDRNWPWLIPVGGCLTIILLFVFGIGAIIFGVSSAITNSTPYTYAVEQASNSPEVMAILGEDIDTNGIMQGNISLEGGDSGHVDITIPIKGLKGKGSVTIKGEKVDGEWIYEKLYVLIKEGKEKINLLDKVLDGV